CCGGTCAGCTCGACGTGGACGCCGCCGGGCCAGGTGCCCAGCTCGTGATGGACGTCGAAGAAGCCGTTGAGCTCGTCGGCCACCTGGCTGAACGCCCGGGTCTTGTAGCCGGTGGCGGTCTCGAAGGTGTTGCCGTGCATGGGATCACAGACCCAGGCCACCTTGCGTCCGGTGGCCTCGACCGCCTCGATGATCGGCGGCAGCGCGTCGCGGACGTAGCCGGCACCCATTCGGCTGATGATGGTCAGTCGGCCAGGCTCGCAATCGGGATCCAGCCGCTCGACCAGCTCCCGGGCGTCGGCGCCGGTGGTCTTCGGGCCGACCTTCAGCCCGAGCGGGTTGCGCAACCGGCTCAGGTAGGCGATGTGGGCGCCGTCGGGCTGACGGGTCCGCTCCCCGGCCCAGACCAGGTGTGCGCTGGTGTTGTACGGGGCACCGGTGCGCGAATCGATCCGGGTCAGCGAGTGTTCGTACTCCAGCAGCAGCGCCTCGTGGCTGGAGTAGAAGTCGACCGTCCGGAACTGATCGTTGTCCACGCCACAGGCCACCATGAAGGCCAGCGCCCGGCTGATCTCGTCGGACAGCTCCTCGTAGCGGGAGTCCACGTTGGAGTTGTGGACGAAGTCGGCGTTCCAGTTGTGCATGGCCCGCAGGTCGGCAAAACCGCCCTTGACGAAGGCGCGAAGCAGGTTCAGGGTGGCCGCCGAGTGGTTGTAAACCTCCAGCAGCCGACGCGGATCGGGCCGGCGGGCATCGGGCTCGAAGGCC
The nucleotide sequence above comes from Propionicimonas paludicola. Encoded proteins:
- a CDS encoding class II 3-deoxy-7-phosphoheptulonate synthase; its protein translation is MSEPIPSLAELHALGAAQQPAYPDPDAVAKVVAELRNRPPLVFAGECDDLRGRIAEVAAGRSFLLQGGDCAETFETVTAGNIKNKLKVLLSMAVVLTYAAQVPVLKVGRIAGQYAKPRSRDTETRGGVTLPAYRGDAVNALAFEPDARRPDPRRLLEVYNHSAATLNLLRAFVKGGFADLRAMHNWNADFVHNSNVDSRYEELSDEISRALAFMVACGVDNDQFRTVDFYSSHEALLLEYEHSLTRIDSRTGAPYNTSAHLVWAGERTRQPDGAHIAYLSRLRNPLGLKVGPKTTGADARELVERLDPDCEPGRLTIISRMGAGYVRDALPPIIEAVEATGRKVAWVCDPMHGNTFETATGYKTRAFSQVADELNGFFDVHHELGTWPGGVHVELTGDDVTECVGGVDELNEADLANRYETACDPRLSRNQSLELAFLIADRLTDGRIHRVNPVQEFQAEDF